Within Rhipicephalus microplus isolate Deutch F79 chromosome 9, USDA_Rmic, whole genome shotgun sequence, the genomic segment tggccacaaaaagaaatttattgagtTTCTGAATGTTGTGTTATTAACTGTTCGCGGGAATTCTCCTTGCATAGtcatgggtgacataaacattgacctCTGTTCCAATGATCCTTATGCCAAAGATTTTGAAACGCTCTTACTTACATATGGAAGTACAAATTTTATACGTTCACCTACTAGGATTTCAGCAACAAGTGCTACGCTCCTTGATATATGCGCCTCAAATTTAAGTTCACAGAATATAAAATCCGGGGTATTTGCgtatgacataagtgatcatatgcCCATCTTCTTTCTTGCACGAATTACTTCTCAAAATGGTCAGAAAACAGAGACATTTTTCCAccgaattaaaaacagcaaaactctggaacattttttttcagctagttcagaacatagattggaacactgtttatagacaagaaaatcctgatgatgcttataacacattcatgAGGTTGTTAAGGGCTAGCTATGATGCAGCATTTCCACTTCTGaagcgctcacgtggcagaaataagaaatgcagaaagccttggataaatcgtgatctttaccggcgcataaaaataaagaataaattgtatcatgatttTATCTGTTTGCGGAACACAGacgccttagctgagtacaagaaatacagaaacgttttaaattcagaaatacggaaggctaaacagaactactatgaaaaattatttgaaagcatttacaatgaccttaaattcagaaatacggaaggctaaacagaactactatgaaaaattatttgaaagcatttacaatgaccagaggaaATTATGGGAGGTCATAAATCGTGTCGTGTCAAGCATGCCATAAACTATGGCATGCTTGACACGACATCGCGCCAAGCATGCCAAGCTTACGATAGTTGCTCTTACAGGCTGCCATTTCGTggatggtgccttccgtacatctcCATCCGAATGGTGACTTGCCCGCTGCCCCTCTTCAGCTGCCGCCTGCTTCGGCAAACCGCACGCCAGTTCCGGTGGGAACAAACTACCCCATCTGGCAACCTGGAATCGTGGCACCAGGTGGTGGCACAGACGGCGCGGGATTCATAAGCCAAACAGGAGCCGTCCACTTCGGGCACGACATCGCGCCAAGCATGCCAAGCTTACGATGGTTGCTCTTACAGGCTGCCATTTCGTggatggtgccttccgtacatctcCATCCGAATTGTGACTTGCCCGCTGTCCTCTTCAGCTGCCGCCTGCTTCGGCAAACCGCACGCCAGTTCCGGTGGGAACAAACTACCCCATCTGGCAACCTGGAATCGCGGCACCAGGTGGTGGCACAGACGGCGCGGGATTCATAAGCCAGCCAGGAGCCGTCCACTTTCGGGCACGACATCGCGCCAAGCATGCCAAGCTTACGATGGTTGCTCTTACAGGTTAGTTACCTGAAAGGTGCCATTTGCTACAGAACTAGTAATTATGTCCTAGTTGCGGTGTCGTGGCCACCCGAATTCATAGATAAGATACAGCGTATGAAAGATGTTTCTTTTGTGAAGTGCCGCGCTTTCTGCTCTTTATTGTTACTTCTCGCCGGTGACGTGGAATCTAACCCGGGCCCTATGACGAAAACTGAAGCCGACACATTTTCTCAAGCTCTAGACGCCATACGGAAGCTTGAAGAAAGCCAGGATTCCTTACTAGCCGAATTGAAAGCTCTGAAAGAGAAGCATATTGAAGCCACCAAGGAAATTCAGTTGCTTATGGCTAGAGTCGCGGCCCTGGAAAGCACTACCACGTCACCACATAACACAGGTGTAACCGAGGCAAGTGCCAATGCACTGCGTACAGTATCAAGCCAAGTGACAGAAATTTCGTCGCGGTGTAATAACTCTGAAAATAGATTACGGCGCTCTAACCTTCTTTTCTTTGGACTGGACGATGAACCTAAGGAATACTGGGCAAAATCTGAGCAGAAAATAATGGACTTCTGCTCAGAGAAATTAGGCATCACTGTGACGGAACGGCAATTTGAACGTGTGCACCGAATAGGCAAATATACAGAAGACAAGCGGAGACCTATAATAGCGAAATTAGCCTTCTTTAAGGATAAAGAACAAATCCTGTCGTCTGCACACAAACTAAAAGGTTCCGCATTTTCCATACGAGAAGATTTTTCACTGGAAACTCGGCTGTTCCGAAAGAAGCTGATTGAATTCGCGAAAACGCAGAAAAGTGCGTATAAGCTCTCTGTGGACAAGCTACGCATCGCTTCAAAGACATACATTTATGACTCTGCGACGAACACAGTTATCGAATCTGTCAGATAGTTACAGCGTTGCACGCGCGTGCAGAATCAACGACCGAAACATGCTAATACCTCATTGTCGCTGTCAATCGCTAACACACGCAGCATTATGTCGAAGCAGGATTTGATATCTGCTTTTCTGGATGACAGTAAATCTGATATCATTGCATTCACGGAAACTTGGCTAAATCCTGCTATCAGTGACGACGAAATATTCACCTCAGCCAGCATTTGTCAAATCTACAGGTGTGATCGCACTGGTAAAAGAGGAGGCGGTGTTCTGGTCGGCATAAGGAAAAccattacttcattttttatcAACACTAATTCTGACCTCGAAATAGTTTGGGTAGCTTGTACAGTCCCTTCCTCCAAAATCCTCGTAGGTTGCTGCTATCGTGCGCCGGACTCGGACTCTTCCTTCATTAATATGCTACGTGACAGTATAAACAACGCTTCTGAAATTTTCCAAGCCGATATCATTTACTTACTAGGCGACTTCAACTTTCCGCTCATTGATTGGGCCACACTGTCATCGCCCTGTCACATGTCAACTGAATTTCTTAACTTAACTCTAGACTTCAACCTCTTTCAAACTGTTCTGAAACCTACACGTGGTACGAACACCCTTGATCTTATCCTCACGACCGCTCCGGAAACAATACGTAATACAGATTACCTGGACGGATTCAGTGACCATAATTTACTCCAAGTAGATATAAACATACTCTTTCCCGTAGCCGGTGTACATACAAAACAAATTCGGGACTATAATAAAGGCGATTATCAAGCAATTAACACAAAGCTAAGGTTATTTTCCGAAAACACTCTCCTGCCCTGTTTCCACAATAGATCCGTAGAAGAGAACTGGCTACTTTTCAAGCAAGTTTTGTGTACGTTAGTTGACAAGCATGTTCCACTGGTTAAAATTAGCAATGGTAAATCAAATCCATGGTTCAATAAAAAGCTTCTGAGAATGCGGAATAAGAAAAAACGGCTTTACAATAATGCTAAGTGCTCGGGTAGTTCTTCTTCTTGGCTTAAATATAAAACCTGCAGAAAAGCATATTGCACAGCTTTAAGTAAGGCTAAGGAAAAGTATTATTTTAATGATCTACCCACACTACTGAAAGACAACCCAGCTAAATTTTGGAAAGTCATAAACCCCTCCAGCGAAAACCAACACATCTCATTGCATGACTGCAACAACGTCCCTCTCACAGCTAGCCAGTGTCCAACAGCATTTAATTCCTTTTTCACTTCTGTCTTCACGAAAGAGAACAGTACCAACATACCCAACGTAGCTGAGTTCGATTACCAATTTATGGAACCAATAGATATTCAATTAGAAGGCGTAATTACAGCCATAAATAATCTTAAGTTGTCGTCTTCATGCGGCGTGGATGGAATCAACTCAAAGGTGCTAAAGAATACGGTAACGGTCACAAGCAAAATACTACTTCATATATTCCGGCAGTCTCTCGAAACAGGCATGATACCGTCTGACTGGAAGCTGGCGAAAATGATTCCAATATTCAAAAGTGGAAATAAAACCTCATGCGAAAATTACCGTCCTATTTCCCTTATGTGTATTTGttgtaaaattctagaacacatcATCGCTTCACATATTTACAGGCATCTGGAATccaatcatttctttttcaaaaatcagcatggtttcagaaagggCTTTTCGTGTGAGACTCAGTTGTTTGAATTTACCACAGAGCTTCATGCAAATATGGACAATAATTATCAAACTGATTGCGTGTTCCTCGACTATTCGAAGGCGTTTGACAGGGTTGCACACTGTCGCCTGATATCGAAACTTTCCGCCCTGAAATTAGACTCCCGTACATTATCATGGCTTCGCAATTTCCTATCGAATCGTCAGCAATACACAACAGTTAACAATATGTCTTCTTCCCTATCTGACGTTtcttcaggtgtaccacagggcagtgtactcgcgccattacttttcctcatattcatcaatgatcttccgcaacatgtctcttcttgcatcagggtgttcgctgacgactgcattatttactgtccaatcaagaacagtgaagatcacctgtcactccaaaacgacctcgacgtaattaatggttggtgtagagcatggctgatgacactaaatgtctcaaaatgcaaagtaatgtcGTTCACACGTAAACCTAGCATATCCGAATTCTCTTACAGTATTAATCATTCCATTCTATCGACTGCAACACAATATCGGTACTTAGGCGTAATACTGACACCTAATCTATCCTGGTCCGACCACATTACGGCAATCTCTGCCAGCGCCTcgaaatcactaggtttcttgaGACGTAACTTGAAAGCTGCACCATCAGGCATTCGCAAATTATCTTACTTGACACTGGTTCGCCCTCAACTAGAATATGCCTGTTCGATTTGGTCTCCCCATCAAAAATACTTAATTGACTCATTGGAAAGAATCCAGAATAGAGCAAGCCGCTTCATTGCCAATAACTACAGTCCGCATTCTAGTATATCACAAATCAAACAGGAACTTTCACTCCCACTCTTGAACATTCGTCGCGACATTGCCCTGCTGTCATTCTTTCATAAAATTACCCATTCTTCCCGAATCACTGTTACTGGTCTGCAAAAACCATATCTCACTTCACGTAGACTACACAATCATCTTAGCTATTCCCGTGTATACGGCTCAACAAACGCGTTCAATCACTCCGCAATTCCACGTGCTATCCGTCTGTGGAACAGTTTGCCTGACGACATTGCATCCCAGACAAACTTTGACACATTCCGTCATATCTTATCAAGCCACTTCACATGCCT encodes:
- the LOC119185105 gene encoding uncharacterized protein LOC119185105 isoform X5, yielding MALSSRLSCGHVCDNSSELNPSELGTKTYWEEAYQDELSNFTNHGDVGEVWFGSKNEHRVTTWMLQHAEKASHILDIGCGNGHLLIHLAAISWMVPSVHLHPNGDLPAAPLQLPPASANRTPVPVGTNYPIWQPGIVAPGGGTDGAGFISQTGAVHFGHDIAPSMPSLRWLLLQAAISWMVPSVHLHPNCDLPAVLFSCRLLRQTARQFRWEQTTPSGNLESRHQVVAQTARDS